The following are encoded together in the Bos taurus isolate L1 Dominette 01449 registration number 42190680 breed Hereford chromosome 10, ARS-UCD2.0, whole genome shotgun sequence genome:
- the SORD gene encoding sorbitol dehydrogenase, whose product MAAAKPENLSLVVHGPGDLRLENYPIPEPGPNEVLLKMHSVGICGSDVHYWQHGRIGDFVVKKPMVLGHEASGTVVKVGSLVRHLQPGDRVAIEPGAPRETDEFCKIGRYNLSPTIFFCATPPDDGNLCRFYKHNANFCYKLPDNVTFEEGALIEPLSVGIHACRRAGVTLGNKVLVCGAGPIGLVSLLAAKAMGAAQVVVTDLSASRLSKAKEVGADFILQISNESPQEIAKKVEGLLGSKPEVTIECTGVETSIQAGIYATHSGGTLVLVGLGSEMTSVPLVHAATREVDIKGVFRYCNTWPMAISMLASKSVNVKPLVTHRFPLEKALEAFETSKKGLGLKVMIKCDPNDQNP is encoded by the exons AGGTGCTTCTGAAGATGCATTCTGTTGGAATTTGTGGCTCAGATGTCCATTACTGGCAGCATGGTCGAATTGGAGATTTTGTTGTGAAAAAGCCAATGGTGCTGGGGCATGAAGCTTCAGGAACAGTCGTAAAAGTGGGATCATTGGTCAGGCACCTACAACCAG GTGATCGTGTCGCCATCGAGCCTGGTGCTCCTCGAGAAACTGATGAGTTCTGCAAGATTGGCCGATACAATCTGTCACCTACCATCTTCTTCTGCGCCACGCCCCCTGATGATGGGAACCTCTGCCGGTTCTACAAGCACAATGCTAACTTCTGCTACAA GCTTCCTGACAATGTCACCTTTGAGGAAGGGGCCCTGATTGAGCCACTGTCTGTGGGGATCCATGCCTGCCGGCGAGCTGGAGTCACGCTGGGGAACAAGGTCCTTGTGTGTGGAGCTG GGCCAATTGGACTGGTCAGTTTGCTTGCAGCCAAGGCAATGGGTGCAGCTCAAGTGGTGGTGACTG ATCTGTCAGCCTCTCGGTTGTCTAAAGCCAAGGAAGTCGGGGCTGATTTCATCCTCCAGATCTCCAACGAGAGCCCTCAGGAAATAGCCAAGAAAGTGGAAGGCCTGCTGGGCAGCAAGCCAGAAGTCACAATTGAGTGCACAGGGGTGGAGACCTCCATCCAAGCCGGCATCTAC GCCACTCATTCTGGTGGGACCCTGGTGTTGGTGGGGCTGGGCTCTGAGATGACCAGCGTGCCCCTCGTGCACGCAGCCACCAGGGAGGTGGACATCAAGGGCGTGTTTCGATACTGCAATAC ATGGCCGATGGCGATTTCAATGCTTGCATCCAAGTCTGTGAATGTAAAGCCCTTGGTCACCCATCGGTTTCCTCTGGAGAAAGCTCTGGAGGCCTTTGAAACATCCAAAAAGGGTTTGGGGTTGAAAGTCATGATCAAGTGTGACCCCAACGACCAGAATCCATGA